Proteins from one Rosa chinensis cultivar Old Blush chromosome 7, RchiOBHm-V2, whole genome shotgun sequence genomic window:
- the LOC112180566 gene encoding probable serine/threonine-protein kinase PBL11 isoform X1, translated as MKLQNTDRLSDRLVLAVIDIIAMGNCFGARVNNHTSLPSTKALSPPETMLDIKGSKQYGLEAGRRRMNDSKKESSEIAIPRSTSVKDRQRPVAEENKKNSETATHKLPCPVPSTAGRIVKPNLKEFTFAALKKATRDFKPDTILGEGGFGRVFKGWVDENTYAPSRAGIGMAVAVKKSNPDSYQGQQEWEAEVNFLGKYLHPNLVRLLGYCCEEDQFLLVYEYMQKGSLENHLFRNGQEPLSWGIRLKIAIGAARGLAFLHTSEKVIYRDFKASNILLDPDYNAKLSDFGLAKLGPMNGNSHVTTRIIGTYGYAAPEYVATGHLYVKSDVYGFGVVLLEMLTGRRAVDTNKPAGQHNLVEWARPSLLKKKELKKMIDPKLGDQLSIKAAYQAAELIYKCLESDPKDRPSMVEVLAVLEMVDAVKEKPKSTKLNVRRQEGSSARRHQYNYHKSPIHQKNGGNGVTSQARPH; from the exons ATG aaactgcagaatacagATCGACTGAGCGATCGACTAGTGCTAGCTGTGATCGATATCATCGCGATGGGAAACTGTTTTGGAGCTCGTGTGAACAATCATACCAGCCTACCCTCCACTAAGGCGCTTAGCCCGCCTG AAACAATGTTAGACATTAAAGGCAGCAAACAATATGGATTAgaagctggaagaagaagaatgaacgACTCCAAGAAAGAGAGCAGTGAAATAGCGATCCCGAGAAGTACTAGTGTTAAAGATCGTCAGAGACCTGTAGCTGAGGAGAATAAGAAAAACTCAGAAACGGCAACTCATAAGCTTCCATGTCCGGTTCCAAGTACTGCCGGAAGGATCGTGAAGCCCAACTTGAAAGAGTTTACGTTTGCGGCGTTGAAAAAGGCAACCCGAGACTTTAAACCGGACACGATTCTTGGGGAGGGAGGTTTTGGGAGGGTTTTCAAGGGGTGGGTGGACGAGAACACGTACGCGCCTTCTAGGGCAGGCATCGGTATGGCCGTCGCCGTCAAGAAATCCAACCCTGATAGCTATCAAGGCCAGCAAGAATGGGAG GCGGAGGTCAATTTCTTGGGGAAGTATTTGCATCCAAACCTTGTTAGGTTATTGGGATATTGTTGCGAGGAAGATCAATTTCTGCTTGTGTACGAGTATATGCAGAAAGGaagcttggaaaaccatctCTTCAGAA ATGGTCAAGAACCACTTTCATGGGGTATAAGGCTTAAAATAGCAATCGGAGCTGCGCGAGGTCTTGCATTCTTGCACACCTCTGAAAAAGTCATCTACCGCGACTTCAAGGCCTCCAATATTTTGCTGGATCCG GACTACAATGCAAAACTTTCAGATTTCGGGTTGGCAAAGCTCGGACCAATGAATGGAAACTCGCACGTAACAACACGTATCATTGGTACTTATGGCTACGCAGCTCCGGAATATGTCGCAACCG GACATTTGTACGTAAAGAGCGACGTTTACGGTTTCGGCGTGGTGTTACTGGAGATGTTGACCGGACGACGAGCTGTCGACACTAACAAACCGGCCGGTCAGCACAATTTGGTGGAGTGGGCGAGGCCTTCTCTTCTTAAGAAAAAAGAGCTGAAGAAGATGATAGACCCAAAGCTTGGAGATCAACTCTCTATAAAAGCTGCATACCAAGCAGCTGAGCTTATTTACAAGTGCCTAGAATCTGATCCAAAAGACAGGCCATCCATGGTAGAAGTGTTGGCAGTTCTAGAGATGGTCGATGCCGTTAAGGAGAAACCAAAAAGTACAAAACTTAATGTCAGAAGACAAGAAGGAAGTTCAGCACGCCGACACCAGTATAACTATCACAAGTCTCCAAttcaccaaaagaatggtggcAATGGTGTAACTTCTCAAGCTCGGCCACACTAG
- the LOC112179417 gene encoding protein SENSITIVITY TO RED LIGHT REDUCED 1, translating into MASSAKTVVAPGTLNGDWTVVSSRRGRQRRNPPILKSLVEKQQQQQTWAPTDIEINFVRESKLMQKIQICMKKLELSQFYLTLLDQMQTPEMMNCFHRVLSSELKMKMVIYGIGSIESYESPRLQLSLAILLKRRFNWIGDIEVFDPILSSTESRVLDALGCSVLSINEQGRREVKKPTMFFMPHCEAELYDNLLQANWGVRQLNCIVLFGNSFQTYEQHLLEFKNSAIIHSTNYILAVRRFTNEFSIKTVSDDYFGVFHDSSWQFFSPVLETEMQLSNC; encoded by the coding sequence ATGGCATCTTCTGCAAAGACTGTCGTTGCTCCAGGTACATTAAATGGAGACTGGACAGTTGTTTCATCTCGTCGTGGAAGACAAAGAAGAAATCCTCCCATACTGAAAAGTCTTGTAGAgaaacagcaacaacaacaaacttGGGCTCCAACTGATATTGAAATCAATTTTGTTCGAGAATCAAAATTGATGCAGAAGATACAGATCTGTATGAAGAAATTGGAGCTTTCTCAGTTCTATCTTACCTTGCTGGATCAAATGCAAACTCCAGAGATGATGAATTGCTTCCATAGAGTTTTAAGTTCCgagttgaagatgaagatggtaaTATACGGCATAGGCAGCATTGAATCATATGAATCCCCTCGATTGCAGTTGAGCCTCGCCATCTTGTTGAAAAGAAGGTTCAATTGGATTGGAGATATAGAGGTGTTTGATCCTATACTTTCTTCCACAGAATCTCGGGTTTTGGATGCTCTTGGTTGCTCTGTGTTATCTATTAATGAGCAAGGTCGGCGTGAGGTTAAAAAACCAACGATGTTTTTCATGCCACATTGTGAGGCTGAGTTATATGATAATCTTTTACAAGCGAATTGGGGAGTGCGGCAGTTGAATTGTATAGTATTGTTTGGGAATAGCTTTCAGACATATGAGCAGCATCTGTTAGAGTTCAAGAACTCAGCTATCATTCACTCCACCAACTATATCCTGGCTGTCCGAAGATTCACAAATGAATTTAGTATCAAGACAGTTTCAGATGATTATTTTGGTGTTTTTCATGATTCAAGTTGGCAATTTTTCAGCCCTGTCCTTGAAACAGAGATGCAGTTGAGCAATTGCTGA
- the LOC112180566 gene encoding probable serine/threonine-protein kinase PBL11 isoform X2, which yields MGNCFGARVNNHTSLPSTKALSPPETMLDIKGSKQYGLEAGRRRMNDSKKESSEIAIPRSTSVKDRQRPVAEENKKNSETATHKLPCPVPSTAGRIVKPNLKEFTFAALKKATRDFKPDTILGEGGFGRVFKGWVDENTYAPSRAGIGMAVAVKKSNPDSYQGQQEWEAEVNFLGKYLHPNLVRLLGYCCEEDQFLLVYEYMQKGSLENHLFRNGQEPLSWGIRLKIAIGAARGLAFLHTSEKVIYRDFKASNILLDPDYNAKLSDFGLAKLGPMNGNSHVTTRIIGTYGYAAPEYVATGHLYVKSDVYGFGVVLLEMLTGRRAVDTNKPAGQHNLVEWARPSLLKKKELKKMIDPKLGDQLSIKAAYQAAELIYKCLESDPKDRPSMVEVLAVLEMVDAVKEKPKSTKLNVRRQEGSSARRHQYNYHKSPIHQKNGGNGVTSQARPH from the exons ATGGGAAACTGTTTTGGAGCTCGTGTGAACAATCATACCAGCCTACCCTCCACTAAGGCGCTTAGCCCGCCTG AAACAATGTTAGACATTAAAGGCAGCAAACAATATGGATTAgaagctggaagaagaagaatgaacgACTCCAAGAAAGAGAGCAGTGAAATAGCGATCCCGAGAAGTACTAGTGTTAAAGATCGTCAGAGACCTGTAGCTGAGGAGAATAAGAAAAACTCAGAAACGGCAACTCATAAGCTTCCATGTCCGGTTCCAAGTACTGCCGGAAGGATCGTGAAGCCCAACTTGAAAGAGTTTACGTTTGCGGCGTTGAAAAAGGCAACCCGAGACTTTAAACCGGACACGATTCTTGGGGAGGGAGGTTTTGGGAGGGTTTTCAAGGGGTGGGTGGACGAGAACACGTACGCGCCTTCTAGGGCAGGCATCGGTATGGCCGTCGCCGTCAAGAAATCCAACCCTGATAGCTATCAAGGCCAGCAAGAATGGGAG GCGGAGGTCAATTTCTTGGGGAAGTATTTGCATCCAAACCTTGTTAGGTTATTGGGATATTGTTGCGAGGAAGATCAATTTCTGCTTGTGTACGAGTATATGCAGAAAGGaagcttggaaaaccatctCTTCAGAA ATGGTCAAGAACCACTTTCATGGGGTATAAGGCTTAAAATAGCAATCGGAGCTGCGCGAGGTCTTGCATTCTTGCACACCTCTGAAAAAGTCATCTACCGCGACTTCAAGGCCTCCAATATTTTGCTGGATCCG GACTACAATGCAAAACTTTCAGATTTCGGGTTGGCAAAGCTCGGACCAATGAATGGAAACTCGCACGTAACAACACGTATCATTGGTACTTATGGCTACGCAGCTCCGGAATATGTCGCAACCG GACATTTGTACGTAAAGAGCGACGTTTACGGTTTCGGCGTGGTGTTACTGGAGATGTTGACCGGACGACGAGCTGTCGACACTAACAAACCGGCCGGTCAGCACAATTTGGTGGAGTGGGCGAGGCCTTCTCTTCTTAAGAAAAAAGAGCTGAAGAAGATGATAGACCCAAAGCTTGGAGATCAACTCTCTATAAAAGCTGCATACCAAGCAGCTGAGCTTATTTACAAGTGCCTAGAATCTGATCCAAAAGACAGGCCATCCATGGTAGAAGTGTTGGCAGTTCTAGAGATGGTCGATGCCGTTAAGGAGAAACCAAAAAGTACAAAACTTAATGTCAGAAGACAAGAAGGAAGTTCAGCACGCCGACACCAGTATAACTATCACAAGTCTCCAAttcaccaaaagaatggtggcAATGGTGTAACTTCTCAAGCTCGGCCACACTAG